In the genome of Synechococcus sp. CB0101, the window AGCCATGTGGATGCCCACCCTCAGGCGCTGCCTCCTGAGTTTGAGTCTTGTGTTGGCTCCTGCTGCCTTGCAGGCAAAAGAGGCACCCCAACACCTGCCCATCGAAGCCGAGTGGTGCCTACCGAGCGGTGCCTGCATCCAGCTGGAGGTGGCGGATGAACAACACGAGCAAGCCATCGGGCTGCAATTAAGAGGCCCACTCCCGCCGCTGCGGGGGATGTGGTTTCCCTTCGAGGATGCACTGCTTCGCTTCTGGATGCACCGCACTCCCGAACCGCTCGACATGGTCTTCATCAACGACAACCGGGTGATTGCCATCGAGGCCAACACCACCCCATGCCCTCGTCTGCCCTGCCGGAGCTATGGCCCCGATGAACCTGGCGACGGTGTTGTGGAACTCGCGGCTGGTGAAGCCCAACGGCTGGGCATCACGGTGGGCAGTGCTGCTCTGATTCGGCCGCTCAACCCGAAACAGCCCGCTCGCCCCGCAACACCAGCACGGGATTGAGCGGTGCCAGGCGGGTGCCATCCGCCAGTGGTGCCCCGCGCCAGGCCTGAAGCTGCTGCACCGCCACCGTGAGCCCCGCCTGCTCGAGCAGCGGCCGCAGCTCCGCCAGAGCTTCCAACGTGGCCAACGGGATCACCACCACCCCGCCGGGCTGAAGCCGCTCGAGCGCCGCCTGCAGCACCGCCTGGCGTTCGCGTCCACCGCCGCCCAGCAACACCCGCTGTGGATCGGGCAAACCCACCAGCGCCTCCGGGGCACGGCCCTCCACCACACCCGCGGGCCGCACAGCCAACCGTTCGGCATTGGCGTGAATCAACGCAGCCGAGCCGCCGCGCTGCTCCAGAGCCCAGAGCTGCAGGCCCGGCCGCAGCCGCAGAGCCTCCAGCCCCACCGACCCCACGCCAGCACCGATATCCCAGAGCACCCCCGCCTCCGGCAGATCGAGATCCGCCAGCAATTGGATGCGCACCTCGCGCTTGGTCATCAAGCCCGGCCGATCAGGGTGCTGCAGAAACACCCCATCGGGCAGCCCAAACAACGGCAAGCGTTCCGGGCGGGGCGGCGGCTCCGCCACCAGCACCACCAAATGGAGCGGATCAAGATCGGCAGGGAGGGCATCGCCCGGCCCCAGGCGCTGCACCCGCTCGGCGCTGTGGCCCAGCCGCTCGCACAACCACAGGGCATAGGCCTGCTCCAGGCCCGCGGCCCGAAGGCAGCGGCGCACCGCGTCGGCGCCACCCCGCGTGGGATCGGTGAGCACCGCTAAGGCAGCCGGGCGCTGCTGGAGCCGCGCAGCCAAGGGTTCGGGATCTCGGCCGTGCAGGCTGAGCCAGCTGGCGTCTTGCCAGGGGCGGCCGATGCGCGCGAAGGCCAGCTGCAACGAACTGGGGGCCGGGTGAAAGCGCAGCTGCTCAGCAGGCAGGCCCTCGAGCAACAGCCGACCGATGCCGAACCAGAGCGGATCACCACTGGCCAGCACCACCGCGAGCTCCCCGGGGTGGTGCTGGCGCAATTGCTCCAAGAGCAGCTCAGGCTGATCGCTGGCGATCAAGGGCGGGCATGCCGCACCGGCCCAGCTCTGCAGCGCCTGATGCAGTCGCCGCGGTGCAGCCACCAGGGCGGCCTGACGCAACAGCTGCTGCTGAGCTGGCGGCAGGCTGGCCGGAGCGCCGGCGTCGGTGCCGATCACCTCAATCATCCAGCCATTCTGAGTGTCGAGGCGGCCTGCAAACCAGCAGGAACTGGCCTACCCTCCCCAAATCCGTCTGAGTCTGCGCACCCACGCGATGGCCGTTCGTCTTACTGCGCTCACCGGAGCCCTGCTCAGCTTCACGCTGGGGGTTCTGCAACCGGCCCATGCCGAAACCGTGTTGGAGCGGGTGAGCCGCACCGGCCGGGTGAACACCGTGGTGCTCAACGGCGACTTGCCGTACTCCACCCAGCAAGGCAACGCCTACGTGGGCCTCGGCATGGAGTTTGCCAAGGAGATCCAGAAGGAGCTGAGCGACTACACGGGCAAGCCCATCCAGCTGGTGCCGCAGCCTGTGAATTCGATCAACGAAGGCCTGGCAGCGATTGCCAGCGGCGCAGTCGACCTCTCCTGCGGAGCCGGCTTCAGCTGGGGACGGGCGATGTTTGTGGATTACACGCTGCCTTTCGCCCTGAGTGGCACTCGATTGATCACCCCTGCCGGCAACGACGGCACGCCGGCTGCCCTACAGGGAAAAACCATCGGTGCGGTCAAGCACAGCCTGGCGGCCCATGCCATCGAGAAGACCGTCACCGGCGGTGAGCTGGCACTGTTTGAAAATCCCGCCGCAGCTCTTGAGGCGCTCAAGAACGGTGAGGTGCAGTTCCTCGCCGGCGACAGCCTCTGGCTGCTGGCCAACCGTGGCGCAGTCGATCCCAAAGGCAACGTCGCCCCCACGGTTCCCTACAACCGCTCAGCCGTGGGCTGCGTGGTGCCCGAGAACAACTCCGGCCTGCTCAACCTCAGCAACCTGGCCATCGCCAAGCTGATGCAGGCCTACATCAACGACGACCCCTCCGCTCTGCAGCGCATCAACCAGTGGGTC includes:
- a CDS encoding DUF192 domain-containing protein → MWMPTLRRCLLSLSLVLAPAALQAKEAPQHLPIEAEWCLPSGACIQLEVADEQHEQAIGLQLRGPLPPLRGMWFPFEDALLRFWMHRTPEPLDMVFINDNRVIAIEANTTPCPRLPCRSYGPDEPGDGVVELAAGEAQRLGITVGSAALIRPLNPKQPARPATPARD
- a CDS encoding bifunctional cobalt-precorrin-7 (C(5))-methyltransferase/cobalt-precorrin-6B (C(15))-methyltransferase; this translates as MIEVIGTDAGAPASLPPAQQQLLRQAALVAAPRRLHQALQSWAGAACPPLIASDQPELLLEQLRQHHPGELAVVLASGDPLWFGIGRLLLEGLPAEQLRFHPAPSSLQLAFARIGRPWQDASWLSLHGRDPEPLAARLQQRPAALAVLTDPTRGGADAVRRCLRAAGLEQAYALWLCERLGHSAERVQRLGPGDALPADLDPLHLVVLVAEPPPRPERLPLFGLPDGVFLQHPDRPGLMTKREVRIQLLADLDLPEAGVLWDIGAGVGSVGLEALRLRPGLQLWALEQRGGSAALIHANAERLAVRPAGVVEGRAPEALVGLPDPQRVLLGGGGRERQAVLQAALERLQPGGVVVIPLATLEALAELRPLLEQAGLTVAVQQLQAWRGAPLADGTRLAPLNPVLVLRGERAVSG
- the grrP gene encoding extracellular substrate binding-like orphan protein GrrP, whose translation is MAVRLTALTGALLSFTLGVLQPAHAETVLERVSRTGRVNTVVLNGDLPYSTQQGNAYVGLGMEFAKEIQKELSDYTGKPIQLVPQPVNSINEGLAAIASGAVDLSCGAGFSWGRAMFVDYTLPFALSGTRLITPAGNDGTPAALQGKTIGAVKHSLAAHAIEKTVTGGELALFENPAAALEALKNGEVQFLAGDSLWLLANRGAVDPKGNVAPTVPYNRSAVGCVVPENNSGLLNLSNLAIAKLMQAYINDDPSALQRINQWVGPGSSVNLSQDVIKAYFTNVLLSAALLNLS